A part of Chondrinema litorale genomic DNA contains:
- a CDS encoding glycoside hydrolase family 73 protein, protein MANLIKNTNSSGICVPKVNWHRIKIGLILVSLLLLLISISSYDSSLDQDNVQEKIITEISLEVKHNNPSIQTLRKGFLKEKNRIVLQYLNQYGVGRVDQLAIQEKKDLHRSISLLFKQKVLGEIDIESHVYQYFTDTMDLNKLETALMEQATYNIPASIKLAQSALETGYGSRIINNNYFGIKDKTGNVEKSTTTEYYTLKEVKKYSHKILSKQLIKKNGRSYYKCLVKDSFEKYDSPWFSFRAHSRYLTSNKRYAPLFVGGKKFDAWADKIGSEKSGGVGYATSLEYGELLKAIIQRYNLDLLDF, encoded by the coding sequence GTTCCTAAAGTTAATTGGCATAGGATCAAAATAGGCTTGATACTAGTTTCTTTATTATTGCTTTTAATTTCTATTTCAAGTTATGATTCATCACTTGACCAAGATAATGTACAAGAAAAAATCATTACTGAAATAAGTCTGGAAGTAAAACATAATAACCCTTCTATTCAAACACTTAGAAAGGGATTTTTAAAGGAAAAGAATCGAATAGTTCTACAGTATTTGAATCAGTATGGAGTTGGTAGAGTAGATCAATTAGCTATACAAGAGAAAAAAGATTTACACAGAAGTATAAGCTTATTATTTAAGCAAAAAGTTTTAGGTGAAATAGATATAGAATCTCATGTATATCAGTATTTCACTGATACAATGGATTTAAACAAGCTTGAAACAGCTTTAATGGAGCAAGCAACTTACAACATTCCTGCATCTATTAAATTAGCTCAATCGGCTTTAGAAACGGGGTATGGTAGTAGAATTATTAATAATAATTACTTTGGTATTAAAGATAAAACTGGTAATGTTGAAAAGAGTACTACAACAGAATATTACACTTTGAAAGAAGTGAAGAAATACTCTCATAAGATTCTTAGTAAGCAGCTAATTAAGAAAAATGGAAGATCATACTATAAGTGTCTTGTAAAAGATAGTTTTGAAAAATATGATAGTCCTTGGTTCTCTTTTAGGGCTCATTCCAGATATCTAACTTCTAATAAAAGATATGCTCCATTATTTGTTGGAGGTAAAAAATTTGATGCTTGGGCTGATAAGATCGGTTCTGAAAAATCAGGTGGTGTAGGTTATGCTACTTCTCTAGAATATGGAGAATTACTTAAAGCTATAATTCAAAGATACAATTTGGATTTATTAGACTTTTAG
- a CDS encoding helix-turn-helix domain-containing protein, which translates to MIGTKIRDKANEVLGKRYRKLLSEKLNLSERTITNIFNSEDISVKRLEQICSCLGCSVCYFFLDQEKDIIKFHQDKEEKYREYLLELKEKVNDNLSGAISSFLKGIDNV; encoded by the coding sequence ATGATAGGTACCAAAATAAGAGATAAGGCAAATGAAGTCTTAGGTAAAAGGTATCGTAAACTACTCTCTGAAAAGCTAAATCTTTCTGAAAGAACTATAACAAACATATTTAATTCAGAAGATATAAGTGTGAAGAGGTTAGAGCAAATTTGTAGCTGTTTGGGTTGCTCTGTATGCTACTTTTTCTTAGATCAAGAAAAAGATATTATCAAGTTTCATCAAGACAAAGAAGAAAAATACAGAGAGTATTTACTAGAGTTAAAAGAGAAAGTTAATGATAACTTAAGTGGGGCAATTAGCAGTTTTTTGAAAGGAATAGATAATGTGTAA